In the Candidatus Delongbacteria bacterium genome, one interval contains:
- a CDS encoding endonuclease III, protein MNKEQYLENLRVLKNEYPKWNAPVVTLIAIHSNDPFKILISTILSLRTKDEVTSIASERLFEIADSADKLAKLDSEIIEKLIYPVGFYKRKAIQIKQICIEIIDNYGGNVPDNLNDLLKFKGVGRKTANLVLSLGFKIPAICVDVHVHRISNRFGFVETKTPEETEFVLMGKLPKSNWNDINDLLVAFGQTICRPVSPKCILCPLKFCKFGGKF, encoded by the coding sequence TTGAATAAGGAACAATATCTTGAAAATTTAAGAGTTTTAAAAAATGAGTATCCAAAATGGAATGCTCCAGTTGTAACTTTGATAGCTATACATTCCAACGATCCATTTAAAATTTTAATTAGCACTATTCTATCTTTAAGAACAAAGGATGAGGTGACAAGCATAGCTTCTGAGCGATTGTTTGAAATTGCTGATTCAGCAGATAAATTAGCAAAACTAGATTCAGAAATAATTGAAAAGCTAATTTATCCAGTTGGTTTTTATAAACGAAAAGCTATTCAAATAAAACAGATCTGTATTGAGATTATTGATAATTATGGTGGAAATGTTCCTGATAATCTTAATGATCTTTTGAAGTTTAAAGGTGTAGGAAGAAAGACTGCCAATCTTGTTTTATCTCTAGGATTTAAAATTCCAGCGATTTGCGTAGATGTTCATGTTCATAGGATCTCTAATAGATTTGGCTTTGTGGAGACTAAAACTCCAGAAGAAACAGAATTCGTGTTAATGGGAAAACTTCCAAAATCAAACTGGAACGATATAAATGATCTACTTGTTGCCTTTGGTCAGACGATTTGCAGACCAGTAAGTCCAAAATGCATTCTTTGTCCGCTTAAATTTTGTAAATTTGGTGGAAAATTCTAA
- a CDS encoding RNA methyltransferase: MNTFLNRIEHPALRSTISSSKNEKIKKIIKFQKRIGRDRSDYIVIDSSREIARALENKVIIDELYYCPELIRNEETLQLFNKLSKSIPFVFELDLDVFTKICYKNNPDGLLITGKFSAKALSSIDFKKDNIILIIDGIEKPGNLGALLRTADGAGVDYIVSVNSVVNYRNPNVIRASTGVIFKGNFIETTESELIKYLKLNNYRIITATPHANNLYHQIDYKGKIAMIVGSEAFGVSKSLEKESDISVVIPMKGYADSLNVHQSATIVLYEALKQRSGF, from the coding sequence GTGAATACCTTTTTAAATAGAATTGAACATCCAGCTTTAAGAAGTACAATTAGCAGCTCTAAAAATGAGAAAATCAAAAAAATTATAAAGTTTCAAAAGAGGATTGGCAGAGACAGGTCGGATTATATAGTAATAGACAGTTCACGTGAAATCGCAAGAGCTCTTGAGAATAAGGTAATAATTGATGAATTATACTACTGCCCTGAACTTATTCGAAACGAAGAAACTTTACAATTATTCAATAAATTATCAAAATCAATTCCCTTTGTTTTCGAATTGGATCTAGATGTTTTCACAAAAATATGTTATAAGAACAATCCAGATGGTCTTCTCATTACAGGTAAATTTTCAGCAAAAGCATTAAGTAGTATAGATTTTAAAAAGGACAATATAATTCTTATTATTGATGGAATTGAAAAACCCGGAAATTTAGGGGCATTGCTTAGAACCGCCGACGGAGCGGGAGTTGACTACATTGTTAGCGTAAACAGTGTTGTAAATTATAGAAATCCAAATGTGATAAGAGCTTCCACTGGAGTTATCTTTAAGGGAAACTTTATTGAAACAACAGAATCTGAACTTATAAAATATTTAAAGTTAAACAATTATAGAATTATTACAGCCACGCCTCATGCCAATAATTTATATCATCAGATTGACTATAAAGGTAAAATTGCTATGATAGTAGGATCTGAAGCTTTTGGAGTCTCCAAATCTTTAGAAAAAGAATCTGATATTAGCGTAGTTATTCCAATGAAAGGATACGCAGACTCTTTGAATGTTCATCAATCCGCAACAATTGTTTTGTATGAAGCATTAAAACAAAGGTCAGGATTTTGA
- the trkA gene encoding Trk system potassium transporter TrkA: protein MNIVIFGAGRTGEYLTRIFVYENNNVIVVDKDPEKCAKIEGVYDVSTLVYDGIKKEMFNKKFFSNTDLFIAVTAVDEMNIIACGLAKEMGDNTMTVARIRNEDYEMFGDFTNTAMKGIDLIIHPEKELTKELVNLVSYPEALDIYDLSRGNLFIISTLVKRNSSFDGVKVNKIARNVMDMDNYRIVLIERKMEAIIPNGDFEIKENDKIYFISEKENIETFFHGMGYNIKAGKDIMINGSGNVTKAIGLELEKLGKFNVKVIVNDKEKALALSELFKNTLVVFGEATDIDVLATEGIDDMDFYLALTGNDEANMVSSLLASHLEVKRTVTRIEKTDYLPITRTIGLGRCVNSSIATTNAIMRFVKHGKILSTSTFKGINIGAVTFKIGDNSKCTNKAISELKFPEKAVIGAILRGDEYFVPSGNHIIKPDDEIILFCERIMIPKFEKMFGR, encoded by the coding sequence ATGAATATTGTAATTTTTGGTGCGGGTAGAACCGGGGAATACTTAACGAGAATATTTGTTTATGAAAACAACAATGTTATTGTTGTAGACAAAGATCCTGAAAAATGTGCCAAAATTGAAGGTGTCTATGATGTTTCTACTTTAGTCTATGATGGTATTAAGAAGGAGATGTTTAATAAAAAGTTTTTTAGTAATACTGATCTTTTTATTGCTGTCACTGCAGTTGACGAGATGAATATTATTGCTTGTGGTCTTGCCAAAGAGATGGGTGATAACACTATGACAGTTGCCAGGATTAGAAATGAAGATTACGAGATGTTCGGAGACTTTACAAACACAGCAATGAAGGGTATTGACCTAATAATTCATCCTGAGAAAGAGTTAACAAAAGAGCTGGTTAATCTTGTCAGTTATCCTGAAGCATTGGACATATATGATCTATCCAGAGGAAATCTCTTTATAATTTCCACTTTGGTTAAAAGAAACTCTAGTTTTGATGGTGTAAAAGTTAATAAAATTGCTAGAAATGTTATGGATATGGACAATTACAGGATTGTTCTTATAGAGAGAAAAATGGAAGCAATTATTCCAAATGGTGATTTTGAAATAAAAGAGAATGATAAGATCTATTTTATATCTGAGAAGGAAAATATAGAAACTTTTTTTCATGGAATGGGCTACAATATTAAGGCCGGAAAAGACATAATGATTAATGGTTCTGGCAATGTAACCAAGGCTATAGGTCTTGAACTGGAAAAACTAGGAAAATTCAATGTTAAAGTGATTGTAAATGATAAAGAAAAAGCACTGGCTCTATCTGAACTATTCAAAAATACTTTGGTAGTTTTTGGAGAGGCTACCGATATTGACGTTCTTGCCACTGAAGGTATTGATGACATGGATTTCTATTTAGCACTTACTGGAAATGATGAAGCGAATATGGTTTCTAGTCTTTTAGCGTCACATCTTGAAGTGAAGAGAACTGTTACAAGAATTGAAAAAACCGATTATTTACCAATTACTAGAACCATCGGTTTAGGAAGATGTGTAAATAGCTCAATTGCCACAACAAATGCAATTATGAGGTTTGTTAAGCATGGTAAGATTTTATCAACTTCGACATTTAAGGGCATCAATATTGGGGCAGTTACTTTTAAAATAGGTGATAATTCAAAATGTACCAATAAGGCTATAAGTGAATTGAAATTTCCGGAAAAAGCTGTAATCGGAGCTATTTTGAGAGGTGATGAATATTTTGTTCCTTCAGGTAATCATATTATTAAGCCTGATGACGAGATAATTCTGTTTTGTGAGAGAATTATGATTCCAAAGTTTGAAAAAATGTTTGGAAGATGA
- a CDS encoding DUF3352 domain-containing protein, with protein sequence MKSLIIVLVMILFFASCSKKEKSESSVVSAKDSKVSEVFKIVPANTDIVLKISNLEDLFKSLDIKPGEQNNGIDELNNQLGLSINSLDDLKNNGVDVKRDFVFMAKDFDKIDNEILFKMAILVPSTDNEKLKNMIIDAIRSERSDMQIEENEGCTVVNINDADSPKIFICEKDNYLALAFGTSRNVDGKSLALEIKNGNSSIMNDEEFASITKTVASGEQFFTYLTFKNINNKNFDFSNVDSGFNSFQDLSMTIKSLKEYKSLAFNLNFTSEDIHGISSIELVEGSNTAKMMKNVKFDSSALRGIELNPLLLVQFVVNPEFYYQNLMSTLAGDAKNSVEESIKQFENEFGINLKADLVDNLSGSFNFGMFEGSSINMMNYNLASTFGIKNKSLAMETIDKLIETLDPSTKALITKENVDGIETYVYTVGFSQIYIGVTNDRIVIAPNKMFYKNAIRSGGKGYLDKVDSSLEPVLSGDNQLVYLNFNELLDALKNFSAFVPTDANGKSYFSEENMTELKKLKYIIASSTIEGNNFNTIYKVETDFKKPFFVGMKDVFKMLTSE encoded by the coding sequence ATGAAGAGTTTAATAATTGTTTTGGTGATGATTTTGTTTTTTGCATCTTGTAGCAAAAAGGAAAAAAGTGAATCATCAGTTGTTTCAGCTAAAGATTCAAAGGTTTCAGAAGTATTTAAAATTGTTCCTGCTAATACAGATATTGTACTTAAAATCTCTAATCTCGAAGACCTGTTCAAATCCCTTGACATTAAGCCAGGAGAACAGAATAATGGAATAGATGAACTTAATAATCAGCTAGGTTTGTCTATTAACAGTTTGGACGATCTTAAAAATAATGGTGTGGATGTTAAAAGAGATTTTGTCTTTATGGCAAAAGACTTTGATAAAATTGATAATGAAATACTTTTTAAAATGGCAATTCTGGTACCATCCACTGATAATGAAAAATTAAAAAACATGATCATTGATGCTATCAGAAGTGAAAGAAGTGATATGCAGATCGAGGAAAATGAAGGCTGTACAGTAGTTAATATTAACGATGCAGATTCACCAAAAATTTTCATCTGCGAGAAAGATAATTATCTTGCTTTAGCTTTTGGAACTTCGAGAAATGTTGACGGAAAATCTCTGGCATTAGAAATTAAAAATGGAAATAGCTCTATCATGAATGATGAAGAGTTTGCGTCCATTACAAAAACTGTAGCATCTGGAGAGCAGTTTTTTACTTATCTGACTTTTAAGAACATAAATAATAAGAATTTCGATTTCTCTAATGTTGATAGCGGATTTAACAGTTTTCAAGATCTTTCCATGACTATAAAATCTTTAAAAGAATACAAATCATTAGCCTTTAATTTGAATTTTACCAGTGAAGATATTCATGGTATAAGTTCGATTGAACTTGTTGAAGGTTCTAATACTGCCAAAATGATGAAAAATGTAAAATTTGACTCCTCAGCTTTAAGAGGTATTGAGCTTAATCCTTTACTACTTGTACAATTTGTTGTTAATCCTGAGTTTTATTACCAAAATCTAATGTCAACTCTGGCTGGTGACGCAAAAAATTCTGTTGAAGAAAGTATTAAACAGTTTGAAAATGAATTTGGAATAAATTTAAAAGCGGATTTAGTTGACAATCTTTCAGGAAGTTTCAATTTTGGTATGTTTGAAGGTAGTTCAATAAACATGATGAATTACAATTTAGCATCTACTTTTGGTATTAAAAATAAATCTTTGGCAATGGAAACGATAGATAAGTTGATCGAGACTCTTGATCCTTCTACAAAAGCTTTGATAACAAAAGAGAATGTTGATGGAATTGAAACCTATGTTTATACTGTAGGTTTTTCTCAAATTTATATCGGTGTGACAAATGATAGAATAGTTATAGCTCCAAATAAAATGTTCTATAAAAATGCTATTAGAAGTGGTGGAAAAGGGTATTTGGATAAAGTAGACAGCTCATTGGAACCTGTATTAAGTGGAGATAATCAACTCGTTTACCTGAACTTCAATGAATTATTGGATGCTTTGAAAAATTTCTCAGCATTTGTTCCAACAGATGCAAATGGTAAGAGCTACTTCTCTGAAGAGAATATGACTGAGCTAAAGAAATTAAAGTATATTATCGCTTCAAGCACGATTGAAGGAAATAACTTTAATACTATCTATAAAGTTGAAACAGACTTTAAAAAACCATTTTTTGTTGGTATGAAAGATGTTTTTAAAATGTTAACTAGTGAATAA
- a CDS encoding P-loop NTPase produces MGDNEKIFEGNRIYNQEMKELVEEFFKNLGLNIDINLIKRVCDLLCFKKVLNDADINKWSAAIVQFVVDLYKLNIPQGAVSDYFVLTGRDVIEITMTLKNLIGSDFNDFKPDYNASNQEAMRIIPVASGKGGVGKSLVAASLAISLASKGFSTIAIDLDLGGSNMHNYLGIPNKNPGIGDYLKAGKSRFEDIIQKTRFKNLDFVAGDGKSPFMANIPFQQKNKLTKDIKKLDYNYIILDIGAGSSFNTLSYFNMSPKGVIVSGTESASIMNFLTFLKNLMFKVIASSAKNNLIITEMIKEAFRQPIERNAIYVSTLLNKIYTIDRNLHDKLINHLGKYRPRIIFNMIDSPEELRLLSELDMTLKKNLSLQCDFIGGIVFDNEVRRIVKSKNPVVMNNSHTKFYNCIDNISDRIIRVWDKPLKDSHKKLYDDVRKLF; encoded by the coding sequence ATGGGAGACAATGAAAAAATATTCGAGGGGAATCGTATATATAATCAGGAGATGAAAGAGCTTGTTGAGGAGTTTTTTAAAAATCTTGGTCTAAACATTGACATTAACTTGATAAAAAGAGTATGTGATTTACTTTGTTTCAAAAAAGTGCTTAATGATGCCGACATTAATAAATGGAGTGCTGCGATCGTACAATTTGTAGTTGACTTGTATAAATTGAATATCCCTCAAGGTGCTGTGTCAGATTATTTTGTCTTAACTGGAAGAGATGTAATAGAGATTACAATGACTCTTAAAAATCTAATTGGAAGTGACTTCAACGACTTCAAACCAGACTATAATGCTTCAAATCAGGAAGCTATGAGAATTATTCCTGTTGCCAGTGGTAAAGGTGGTGTTGGAAAATCATTAGTGGCAGCTAGTCTTGCAATAAGTTTAGCTTCAAAAGGATTTAGTACCATAGCTATAGATTTAGATCTTGGCGGATCAAATATGCATAACTATCTGGGTATTCCAAATAAAAATCCAGGTATTGGGGATTATTTGAAGGCTGGGAAGTCAAGATTTGAAGATATTATCCAAAAAACCAGATTTAAAAATCTCGATTTCGTAGCGGGAGACGGTAAATCACCGTTTATGGCAAATATTCCTTTTCAGCAAAAAAATAAACTTACAAAAGATATAAAGAAATTAGATTATAACTATATAATCTTAGACATCGGTGCGGGTTCGAGTTTTAACACTTTGAGTTATTTTAATATGTCTCCAAAAGGTGTTATTGTTTCAGGAACGGAAAGTGCTTCCATAATGAATTTTCTTACATTTCTTAAAAACTTGATGTTTAAGGTTATTGCTTCTTCGGCAAAAAATAATTTGATTATCACTGAGATGATAAAAGAAGCTTTTAGACAACCCATAGAGAGAAATGCTATATATGTAAGTACTCTTCTAAATAAAATATATACAATTGACAGAAATCTGCACGATAAACTAATCAATCATCTGGGGAAGTATAGACCTAGGATTATTTTCAATATGATAGATTCTCCTGAAGAGTTGAGATTGTTATCTGAATTAGATATGACTTTAAAGAAAAATCTTTCATTGCAATGTGATTTTATAGGTGGTATAGTATTTGATAATGAGGTAAGAAGAATAGTTAAAAGTAAGAACCCAGTAGTAATGAATAATTCACACACGAAATTCTATAATTGTATTGATAATATTTCGGATAGGATAATTAGAGTTTGGGATAAACCGTTAAAAGATAGTCATAAAAAATTATATGATGATGTAAGAAAATTATTCTAG
- a CDS encoding ornithine carbamoyltransferase gives MGFNLKNRHFLKELDFTKKELVFLLQLAKDLKNAKYAGIEQPKLTGKNIALIFEKTSTRTRCAFEVAAHDQGAHVTYLEPTGSQLGHKETVKDTARVLGRMYDGIEYRGFGQEIVEELAEYAGVPVWNGLTNEWHPTQMLADVLTMMEHSPKALEDISYCYLGDARFNMGRSLLVIGAILGMDVRIGAPKGLWPQTDLIEKCNEIAKESGARITITEDPVAAVKGVDYVHTDVWVSMGEPKEVWEERINLLKPYQVNEAIMAKTGNPNVKFMHCLPAFHNADTKVGKQVSEQFGLTDGIEVTEGVFENTNSIAFDQAENRMHTIKAVMVATLGA, from the coding sequence ATGGGCTTTAATCTTAAAAACAGACATTTTCTGAAAGAACTTGATTTTACTAAAAAGGAACTTGTATTCCTTCTTCAACTTGCAAAAGATTTAAAAAATGCTAAATACGCTGGCATCGAACAACCAAAATTAACAGGTAAAAACATAGCTCTAATTTTTGAGAAAACTTCAACACGTACCAGATGTGCTTTTGAAGTTGCTGCTCATGACCAAGGTGCTCATGTTACCTACCTTGAACCTACAGGTTCTCAACTTGGTCATAAAGAAACAGTTAAAGATACTGCAAGAGTACTTGGCAGAATGTATGATGGTATCGAATACCGTGGTTTTGGACAAGAAATTGTTGAAGAATTAGCAGAGTATGCAGGGGTTCCAGTATGGAATGGTCTAACTAACGAATGGCACCCTACCCAAATGCTTGCAGATGTTCTTACTATGATGGAACACTCACCAAAAGCTCTAGAAGATATATCCTATTGCTATCTTGGAGATGCTCGTTTTAACATGGGTCGTTCACTTCTTGTAATCGGTGCAATTCTTGGTATGGATGTACGTATTGGTGCTCCAAAAGGTTTGTGGCCACAAACTGATTTAATTGAAAAATGTAATGAAATCGCTAAAGAATCTGGAGCAAGAATTACTATCACTGAAGATCCTGTAGCTGCAGTAAAAGGTGTTGACTATGTTCATACAGATGTTTGGGTTTCTATGGGCGAACCAAAAGAGGTTTGGGAAGAAAGAATTAATCTTTTAAAACCTTACCAAGTAAATGAAGCTATCATGGCTAAAACTGGTAACCCAAATGTGAAGTTTATGCACTGCCTTCCTGCATTCCACAATGCTGATACAAAAGTAGGAAAACAAGTTTCTGAACAATTTGGTCTTACTGATGGTATCGAAGTTACTGAAGGAGTTTTTGAAAATACTAATTCAATAGCTTTTGATCAGGCAGAAAACCGTATGCATACTATCAAGGCTGTTATGGTTGCTACCCTCGGTGCATAA
- a CDS encoding ABC transporter permease, whose amino-acid sequence MKNTELMIALRYLRSRRKTKLISIITYLSIFGIAVGVAVLIIVTSVMNGFGVEVKERFISSDSHIKIYSYQERPFVVEDSLLSVLKTDKNVVAYSPYIEMFGLLKGDYSVGAMVRGIDLKTFTQISKLDSQIVAGKFSFETVEDDLPGIILGKGLADNLAAIVGEKIYIISSAIKNTFSAPPVKAFRVTGVFETGLTVIDGSLCYISTESAMSLFKMPGMVNKIGVKVGNPENAKKVSEEISDKISFPFLTRSWIDENVEFYVWMALEKLMMSFVLSLIVIIAAFNILSSLIMLVMEKRQEIGVLSALGYSSKRIMSIFMYQGVVLGIGGTILGTILGLTVCAVQKKYEIISLPDIYIINSLPIQVLVVDVVLIIISSLIISFLATLYPAFNASRLKPADVIRND is encoded by the coding sequence ATGAAAAATACAGAATTAATGATAGCTTTGAGATATTTAAGATCCAGAAGAAAGACAAAGTTAATCTCTATAATAACATATCTTTCTATTTTTGGAATAGCAGTTGGTGTAGCTGTACTTATAATCGTAACGTCTGTAATGAACGGATTTGGCGTAGAAGTTAAGGAAAGATTCATTAGCAGTGATTCCCATATAAAAATTTATTCGTATCAAGAGAGACCTTTTGTTGTAGAGGATAGTTTGCTAAGTGTTTTAAAAACAGATAAAAATGTAGTGGCATATTCGCCATATATTGAAATGTTTGGTCTTTTGAAAGGTGACTACTCTGTGGGAGCAATGGTGAGAGGAATTGATCTGAAAACTTTTACACAAATATCAAAACTCGATAGTCAGATAGTTGCGGGAAAGTTTTCTTTTGAAACAGTAGAAGATGATCTCCCTGGAATAATTTTAGGTAAAGGTTTGGCTGATAATTTAGCTGCAATCGTTGGTGAAAAAATATATATAATTTCTTCTGCCATAAAAAATACTTTTTCAGCTCCTCCTGTTAAAGCATTCAGAGTTACAGGTGTATTTGAAACTGGGTTAACGGTAATAGATGGGAGTCTTTGTTATATCTCTACTGAATCGGCAATGAGTCTTTTCAAAATGCCAGGAATGGTCAATAAAATCGGGGTTAAGGTAGGCAATCCTGAAAATGCGAAAAAAGTATCTGAAGAGATCAGTGATAAAATATCATTTCCTTTTCTTACTAGGTCATGGATTGACGAAAATGTTGAATTCTATGTTTGGATGGCTTTAGAAAAGCTTATGATGTCATTTGTACTTAGTTTAATAGTAATAATTGCCGCATTCAATATTTTATCAAGCTTAATAATGCTTGTAATGGAAAAAAGACAAGAAATTGGCGTTTTATCAGCTTTGGGGTATTCAAGCAAACGTATTATGAGTATTTTTATGTATCAAGGAGTTGTGCTAGGTATTGGGGGAACAATTTTGGGGACAATTCTTGGATTGACAGTGTGTGCTGTTCAAAAAAAATATGAAATTATATCTCTTCCAGATATATATATAATAAACTCTTTACCGATACAGGTTTTAGTCGTAGATGTAGTACTAATTATTATCTCATCTTTGATTATATCTTTTCTGGCAACCTTGTATCCAGCCTTCAATGCTAGTAGATTGAAACCGGCTGATGTGATTAGAAACGATTAA
- a CDS encoding choice-of-anchor J domain-containing protein, whose translation MKKLFFFSAIILALLFVSCDVPSGFDVDSIKNSNPTVDISLPPNCPCVSIGDSLNITATANDIDGSIDKVIFEINGLSLDTLLSANDREEYSYTWIVDSLNVKPNNQIKVIALDKDGGLGENSIFIIENRIPICEITNPQLGELLNYDINYQFKVRALDPDGLGLESIKMVINIKDTLTLENSEDDYYTFNWTATDFNLKEINFIEAIAVDFNGSVASDFVYTYRNNRPTMNVISPKMFEYHDHATSTVIQALISSKELEQDDFVSGVTVVYGSETIDATKLEGSDTLWVADLDPKKMNVGLNNISFTSNDSRGGRKVYNLKLKIFENPVFSEDFENYEDFTLDFLTQVDYDSERTILIDSFSFLNEGYFGSFIVFNPNNTTPPIADDTKNLAYSGSKYAAAFGASGGTKNNDWLISEPFLPTQNSKVSLWVKTNDSSFGLERFQIYVFPELDNHNNPIVPPEDIQSGSMWDEDRKLTDGTYYDLAEDVWTQISFDLDEKTTTDRNYKIGIRYRSVDGYMFMVDDFHVFNYEE comes from the coding sequence ATGAAAAAATTATTTTTCTTTTCAGCTATAATTTTAGCTTTATTATTCGTTTCCTGTGATGTACCTTCAGGATTCGATGTAGATTCAATAAAAAACTCAAACCCTACTGTGGATATATCTCTTCCTCCCAATTGCCCTTGCGTTTCAATTGGAGATAGTTTAAATATAACCGCTACTGCAAATGATATTGATGGCTCTATTGATAAAGTGATATTTGAGATAAATGGTCTTTCTCTAGATACACTATTATCTGCAAATGATAGAGAAGAGTATTCTTATACTTGGATTGTTGATTCTCTTAATGTTAAACCCAATAATCAGATCAAAGTTATCGCTTTGGATAAAGATGGAGGCTTGGGGGAAAACTCGATTTTCATAATTGAAAACAGAATCCCCATTTGCGAAATTACAAATCCTCAACTAGGTGAGCTCTTAAACTACGATATAAATTATCAATTCAAAGTAAGAGCACTAGATCCGGATGGTTTGGGTTTAGAAAGTATTAAAATGGTTATCAATATAAAGGATACTCTTACACTTGAAAATTCTGAAGATGATTATTACACCTTCAATTGGACAGCAACAGACTTTAATCTCAAAGAGATAAATTTTATTGAGGCAATAGCTGTTGACTTCAACGGATCAGTTGCTTCAGATTTTGTTTACACTTACAGAAATAACAGACCAACAATGAATGTTATCTCACCTAAAATGTTTGAGTATCACGACCATGCTACTTCAACAGTAATCCAAGCTCTTATATCTTCAAAAGAACTGGAGCAAGATGATTTTGTGTCTGGAGTTACAGTTGTCTATGGTAGTGAAACTATTGATGCTACAAAGTTAGAAGGATCAGATACTTTGTGGGTTGCAGATTTAGACCCAAAAAAAATGAATGTTGGTTTGAATAACATTAGTTTTACATCCAACGATTCTCGAGGTGGAAGAAAAGTATATAATCTTAAGTTGAAAATTTTTGAAAATCCAGTATTTAGTGAAGATTTTGAAAATTATGAAGATTTTACACTAGATTTTCTGACTCAAGTTGACTACGATAGTGAACGAACAATCCTGATCGATTCCTTTTCATTTTTAAATGAGGGATATTTTGGTTCATTTATTGTATTTAATCCCAATAATACTACTCCTCCGATAGCTGATGACACCAAGAATTTGGCTTATTCAGGTAGTAAATATGCTGCAGCATTTGGAGCTAGTGGAGGAACAAAAAATAATGATTGGTTGATTTCTGAACCTTTTTTACCAACTCAAAACTCTAAGGTGAGTCTTTGGGTAAAAACTAATGACTCTAGTTTTGGTTTAGAAAGATTTCAGATCTATGTATTTCCTGAATTGGATAATCATAATAATCCTATTGTGCCTCCAGAAGATATTCAAAGTGGTAGTATGTGGGATGAGGATCGAAAACTTACTGATGGCACTTATTACGATCTTGCAGAGGATGTTTGGACTCAAATCTCATTTGATTTAGATGAAAAAACAACAACTGATCGCAATTATAAAATTGGTATTAGATATAGATCTGTTGATGGTTATATGTTTATGGTAGATGATTTTCATGTTTTTAATTATGAAGAGTAA